One segment of Carya illinoinensis cultivar Pawnee chromosome 1, C.illinoinensisPawnee_v1, whole genome shotgun sequence DNA contains the following:
- the LOC122282669 gene encoding probable sulfate transporter 3.4, with amino-acid sequence MGVNSNRVEHLACPETTLRIHAELVAMPPLQIHNVCLPPEQTTFHKLKHRLTEIFFPDDPLYRFKNQTWFRKFILALQFFFPVFQWGSEYNVSLLRSDVISGLTIASLAIPQGISYAKLANLPAIVGLYSSFVPPLIYAILGSSRHLGVGPVSIASLVMGSILSEEISPNEDPITYLQLAFTATFFAGVFQASLGLLRLGFIIDFLSKATLVGFMAGAAVIVSLQQLKGLLGIVHFTSKMEIVPVISSVLKQTDEWSWQTIVMGSGFLLFLLTTRHISIRKPKLFWVSAAAPLTSVILSTLLVFLLKSKTKEIPIIGRLPKGLNPPSLNMLCFSGPHLAVAIKTGIITGILSLTEGIAVGRTFAALKNYQVDGNKEMMAIGLMNMAGSCSSCYVTTGSFSRSAVNYNAGAQTAVSNIVMASAVLVTLLFLMPLFYYTPTVILAAIIITAVIGLIDYQAAYKLWKVDKLDFVACLCSFLGVLFISVPTGLAIAVGVSVFKILLHVTRPNTMVLGNIRGTQIYQNLIRYRDASRVPSFLILAVESPIYFANSTYLQERILRWVREEEEWIKANNGSTLKCVILDMTAVTAIDTSGIDTICEIRKMLEKRSLQLVLANPVGSVTEKLDHSGILQSFKLNGLYLSVGEAVAHISSLWKAQP; translated from the exons ATGGGTGTCAACTCTAACAGAGTGGAACACCTTGCATGTCCAGAAACCACTCTGAGAATACATGCAGAGTTGGTGGCAATGCCACCCTTGCAAATCCACAACGTTTGCTTGCCACCAGAGCAAACCACTTTCCACAAACTCAAGCACAGGCTCACCGAGATTTTCTTCCCCGATGACCCACTTTACAGATTCAAGAATCAAACATGGTTCAGGAAATTCATCCTGGCTCTTCAATTTTTCTTCCCTGTGTTTCAGTGGGGGTCTGAGTACAATGTTAGTCTTCTGAGGTCCGATGTCATATCTGGCCTGACAATTGCTAGCCTGGCTATCCCACAG GGAATCAGTTATGCAAAGCTTGCCAATTTGCCAGCTATAGTCGGGCTAT ATTCAAGCTTTGTGCCCCCACTGATATATGCCATCCTTGGAAGTTCCAGACATCTTGGCGTTGGCCCTGTCTCAATAGCATCTTTGGTCATGGGATCAATTCTAAGCGAAGAAATCTCTCCTAATGAAGATCCAATTACTTACCTTCAATTGGCCTTCACTGCCACCTTCTTTGCTGGTGTATTTCAGGCATCTCTAGGTCTATTAAG GTTAGGTTTTATAATTGATTTTCTCTCAAAGGCAACTCTGGTTGGGTTTATGGCTGGTGCAGCAGTCATTGTGTCATTGCAACAGCTGAAAGGATTGCTCGGAATTGTCCATTTCACTAGCAAAATGGAAATTGTTCCTGTCATATCTTCTGTTTTGAAGCAGACAGATGAG TGGTCTTGGCAAACCATTGTAATGGGTTCTGGTTTCCTCCTCTTTCTGTTGACAACAAGGCATATC AGCATTAGGAAGCCAAAGCTTTTTTGGGTCTCAGCAGCAGCACCATTAACTTCGGTTATTCTCTCGACCCTACTAGTTTTCCTCCTCAAGTCCAAGACTAAGGAAATTCCAATT ATTGGCCGCTTGCCAAAGGGACTTAATCCTCCTTCACTAAACATGTTATGCTTTAGTGGCCCCCATCTAGCCGTCGCTATCAAAACTGGCATCATAACTGGGATCTTATCTCTCACT GAAGGAATTGCTGTGGGGAGAACGTTTGCAGCTCTGAAAAATTACCAAGTCGATGGAAACAAAGAAATGATGGCTATTGGCCTTATGAACATGGCTGGTTCATGCTCCTCATGCTATGTTACTACAG GATCGTTTTCTCGATCTGCTGTAAACTATAATGCCGGAGCTCAAACAGCAGTGTCTAATATAGTCATGGCTTCTGCTGTGCTTGTGACTTTGCTGTTTCTCATGCCACTGTTTTATTACACTCCCACTGTCATCTTGGCGGCCATCATCATAACAGCTGTGATTGGGCTAATCGATTATCAGGCTGCATACAAGTTGTGGAAAGTCGACAAACTTGATTTCGTGGCTTGTTTGTGCTCCTTTCTTGGtgttcttttcatttcagtGCCAACAGGTCTTGCCATTGCG GTTGGAGTTTCGGTTTTCAAGATTCTCTTGCATGTCACCAGGCCAAACACCATGGTTTTAGGGAATATCCGTGGTACTCAAATATACCAAAATCTCATCCGGTACAGAGATGCTTCAAGGGTCCCCTCGTTTCTCATTCTAGCTGTTGAGTCTCCCATCTACTTCGCAAACTCGACCTACCTGCAAGAAAG GATACTAAGATGGGTTCGAGAGGAGGAAGAGTGGATAAAAGCAAATAATGGGAGTACATTGAAATGCGTAATTCTAGACATGACAG cTGTGACAGCCATAGATACAAGTGGTATTGACACAATATGTGAAATCAGAAAGATGCTGGAGAAAAGATCACTCCAG CTTGTGTTGGCAAATCCTGTTGGATCTGTAACGGAAAAGCTAGATCATTCAGGAATCTTGCAGTCCTTCAAGTTGAATGGACTCTATCTCTCTGTTGGAGAAGCTGTGGCCCATATATCGTCTTTGTGGAAGGCGCAGCCATGA